One Spinacia oleracea cultivar Varoflay chromosome 4, BTI_SOV_V1, whole genome shotgun sequence DNA segment encodes these proteins:
- the LOC110792924 gene encoding uncharacterized protein: MSQITDEIRAKATELYYGNDVCLAQSKRLLREVGLPNGLLPLQDVVECGYIEETGFVWLKHKKEIKHKFEKIGKLVSYASEVTAYVEPCKIKKLTGVKAKELFLWVTISEITVESPESAKIVFRNPTGISKVFPTEAFVVEEAEAVTKVLRKDAGEKKEEVKVDDAVVGGGGGGDVASVKSVNGVEAGVANLAIKDV, encoded by the coding sequence ATGTCTCAAATTACCGACGAAATCCGGGCCAAGGCGACGGAGCTATACTACGGGAACGACGTATGCCTGGCCCAATCAAAGAGGCTCTTAAGAGAAGTGGGCCTGCCCAATGGGCTTCTCCCACTCCAAGACGTGGTCGAATGCGGGTACATCGAGGAAACGGGTTTTGTATGGCTAAAACACAAGAAGGAGATCAAGCACAAATTCGAGAAGATTGGGAAGCTTGTAAGTTACGCATCTGAGGTCACTGCTTACGTCGAGCCTTGTAAGATAAAGAAGCTTACCGGTGTTAAGGCGAAGGAGTTGTTTTTGTGGGTGACGATTTCGGAAATCACTGTCGAAAGCCCCGAAAGTGCGAAGATCGTGTTTAGGAATCCTACGGGGATTTCGAAGGTGTTTCCGACGGAGGCGTTTGTTGTTGAGGAGGCGGAGGCGGTTACTAAGGTGTTGAGGAAGGACGCCGGAGAGAAGAAGGAGGAGGTTAAGGTTGATGATGCTgtcgttggtggtggtggtggtggtgatgttGCGAGTGTGAAGAGTGTCAATGGGGTTGAGGCGGGAGTGGCGAATTTGGCTATTAAGGATGTGTAG